In Candidatus Defluviilinea proxima, a single genomic region encodes these proteins:
- a CDS encoding ABC transporter ATP-binding protein produces the protein MNSIALEVKDLVKSFDLDGATINAVDHVSFQVKSGEFVALVGPSGSGKTTMLSILAALLSPTSGQVLIDGQDLAQMNEKRRVKLRREKIGFTFQSNNLIPFLTAQENVEFMLRLNGQADKAGRMRSAEILARLGLSDRLHNLPAQLSGGQQQRVAIARALIHNPAVVLADEPTASLDTERAFQVVETFAKLVHENNRAGIMVTHDLRMCQYVDRVLQMQDGKLVQVYETKKEIMELAAGTVKH, from the coding sequence ATGAATTCAATAGCTCTCGAAGTAAAAGACTTAGTCAAATCCTTTGATCTGGATGGCGCGACCATCAATGCCGTAGATCATGTTTCGTTTCAGGTAAAGTCTGGCGAGTTTGTTGCGTTGGTTGGCCCGAGCGGATCGGGCAAGACTACGATGCTCTCTATTCTTGCCGCGTTGCTTTCTCCCACCAGCGGACAAGTCCTTATTGATGGGCAAGACCTTGCCCAAATGAACGAAAAACGACGCGTAAAATTACGTCGCGAAAAGATCGGGTTCACGTTTCAATCGAATAACCTGATTCCTTTTTTGACTGCACAGGAAAATGTGGAATTCATGTTACGCCTCAACGGACAGGCCGATAAAGCGGGACGTATGCGTTCTGCAGAAATCCTTGCCCGCCTCGGCCTGAGCGACCGCTTGCACAATCTCCCCGCTCAACTCTCCGGTGGACAGCAACAACGTGTCGCCATTGCGCGTGCGTTGATTCATAATCCCGCCGTTGTATTGGCCGATGAACCGACCGCATCTCTCGATACCGAACGCGCTTTTCAAGTAGTGGAGACGTTCGCAAAGTTGGTCCACGAGAATAACCGCGCGGGTATCATGGTCACGCACGATCTGCGCATGTGCCAATATGTGGATCGGGTTCTACAGATGCAGGATGGGAAACTGGTGCAGGTCTATGAGACGAAGAAAGAGATTATGGAACTAGCGGCAGGAACGGTGAAGCACTAG
- a CDS encoding flavin monoamine oxidase family protein → MRERSIQDYIDVVKQGIAKKFDTGKPKKVIIVGAGLAGLSAGFELKRAGHTPIILEAQQRVGGRVYTLRDPFTEGLYAEVGAMRIPRAHTLTMQYIEKFGLKTNDFTMDNPNAYYYIGGKKMRASEAHANPSLMGFEVNQKELGKTSGQMYMQAIQPLLDMLEKHGDAAWDEIVAKYDQYSTREFLELNGWSEGMIEMFGLLANQESVMNSSFLELFREDSGNYYTNMIELQGGTDRLPHAFLPELKDNIRFGAKMIAIDQSPDDVTVHYQTHAGRFSETGDYAIITVPFPVLRHVEVLKPFSRAKNRAIRQLHYDASAKILFQCKRRFWEEDDGIFGGGTMTDLPIRNLYYPDHGRETGRGIILASYTWSEDAQRWGSLKPDDRIAQALDDVAEIHPQVTKEFEVGASWMWHDDEFAGGAFALFDPGQQTLLHDEIVKPEGRIHFAGEHASLYHAWIQGAFESGLRAAIAIHQTP, encoded by the coding sequence ATGCGTGAGCGTTCAATTCAGGATTACATTGATGTTGTGAAGCAGGGGATCGCCAAAAAATTTGACACTGGAAAGCCGAAGAAAGTCATCATCGTGGGGGCGGGTCTTGCTGGACTTTCAGCCGGGTTCGAACTTAAACGAGCTGGTCATACCCCGATCATTCTTGAAGCTCAACAGCGCGTCGGTGGACGAGTCTACACGTTGCGCGATCCGTTCACAGAAGGTTTATATGCTGAAGTAGGTGCGATGCGCATTCCGCGTGCGCACACATTGACGATGCAATACATCGAGAAGTTTGGTTTGAAGACCAATGACTTCACAATGGACAATCCCAATGCCTATTACTACATTGGCGGCAAAAAGATGCGCGCATCCGAAGCACATGCAAACCCATCCCTGATGGGATTTGAAGTCAATCAGAAAGAACTCGGGAAAACATCGGGACAAATGTACATGCAAGCCATCCAGCCGTTACTCGATATGTTGGAGAAGCATGGCGATGCGGCGTGGGATGAGATCGTTGCCAAATATGACCAATATTCCACGCGCGAATTTTTGGAATTGAATGGCTGGTCTGAAGGCATGATCGAGATGTTCGGCTTGCTGGCGAATCAAGAGTCGGTGATGAACTCATCTTTCCTTGAGTTGTTCCGTGAAGATTCGGGCAACTATTACACAAACATGATCGAGCTCCAGGGTGGCACAGACCGATTGCCTCACGCATTTTTACCTGAACTGAAAGATAACATCCGCTTTGGCGCAAAGATGATCGCGATAGACCAATCACCTGATGATGTCACCGTCCATTATCAAACACATGCCGGTCGTTTCAGCGAAACGGGAGACTATGCCATCATTACTGTGCCTTTCCCCGTACTGCGTCATGTGGAGGTGCTCAAACCGTTCTCGCGTGCGAAGAATCGTGCGATACGTCAATTGCATTATGATGCTTCTGCAAAAATCCTGTTCCAATGCAAACGTCGATTCTGGGAAGAGGACGATGGTATCTTTGGCGGAGGCACGATGACCGATCTCCCGATCCGTAACTTGTATTATCCTGACCACGGACGTGAAACAGGTAGAGGCATCATCCTTGCAAGTTATACATGGTCTGAAGATGCGCAACGTTGGGGTTCGCTCAAACCTGACGACCGTATTGCTCAAGCGCTCGACGATGTGGCAGAGATCCATCCGCAGGTGACAAAGGAGTTTGAAGTTGGCGCATCCTGGATGTGGCATGACGATGAATTCGCAGGCGGCGCCTTTGCCTTGTTTGACCCCGGTCAGCAAACGTTATTACATGATGAGATCGTAAAACCTGAAGGGCGGATTCATTTCGCTGGTGAGCATGCATCTCTTTATCATGCGTGGATACAAGGCGCATTTGAATCGGGCTTGCGTGCGGCAATAGCGATACATCAGACACCGTAA
- the maf gene encoding septum formation protein Maf — MNEIFISYRREDTEAEMKAIELSLEKAGHQNIFTDRSKISPGDRWPDEITNALENAKIVLVVIGLKWLTCQDADQNRRIDHPEDWVRLEAKTALERKKLVIPVLVNGAKMPTSSGLPDDIKELTNRQAISLNQDSWASDISRLSKMIKSPTLRIPSILLTSKSPRRRELLNQIGWVEGEHYFTTNASVNLKLDHDEKELDLDKVKEIVEKTACEKINFVHNHVIANEDNSMSTIGKSLNPADTIIVGVDTVVFCNKKILDRPLLKALEMAGPNDIKEARKRAKDMLMEQKGQPIHIVTSIAIALANNPKIKKTITVITEAQLRDYTEADIDNYIAYAEPFDKAGAFGIQEKGVSLFKFIKGSYTNVVGLPLQEFISIIQETYADKFILPPLKSSLGQNGNVLDRPPLSVLAVGDINYDYIYDELPEDFFSSLLPPGKKINGDVRRVAGGTGVNFARGARKAGFKAPYVVGVVGGDAIGQQIIKDLHSNDITPLLVTDPAQQTSIAIILRNHASKDTSITLTDAIQSLPDIAVGVATETLKLSDVFYCSGYCLVDSNRKPNALKMMQIAKEANRIVVLDVVVGMDMKSLSSNLFINERTKKLVDVSVAELPEVFHWFNIDMGEKTEIETWEIHKESLIENLRGFFSVSILRTSGYTHEIMISPTNVIGPVDLNYATLESRKKVGYGDFKTAQEMYNFLSPRIVLASKSPQRLQLLHQIIAPEKLEVQVSSCDEERLTQEDPFERVKRLAVAKAKDVFQQRKYSDNVEFIIGADTEIIRLDENGEWKMVGHPKSAEQAEKDLLELNGKSHTAITGIAIIGKDPESNKLTIKTDCVKTKVIFAKNNEDEIKSYALSGEPIGRAGAYAIQGLGALLIKNIEGSYSNVVGLPLERLCEILADNFKKPIWMFDKVSNWGLPESIKELELP, encoded by the coding sequence ATGAACGAGATCTTTATCAGCTACCGCAGGGAGGATACGGAAGCCGAAATGAAAGCCATTGAGCTGAGTCTGGAAAAGGCTGGGCATCAGAATATATTTACTGACAGGTCCAAAATCAGCCCTGGGGATAGATGGCCCGATGAAATCACAAACGCACTAGAAAACGCAAAAATTGTACTCGTTGTTATTGGGCTCAAATGGTTAACTTGCCAAGACGCCGACCAAAACCGCCGCATTGACCACCCAGAAGACTGGGTACGCTTGGAAGCAAAAACGGCACTGGAAAGAAAAAAACTGGTTATCCCTGTATTAGTCAACGGGGCAAAGATGCCTACATCTTCCGGCTTACCAGACGATATCAAGGAATTAACCAATCGACAGGCAATTTCTCTGAATCAAGACTCTTGGGCATCTGATATATCGCGCTTATCGAAGATGATCAAGTCTCCAACCCTACGAATACCGTCCATTCTCTTGACGTCAAAATCTCCACGAAGGAGGGAGCTCTTAAATCAGATAGGATGGGTTGAGGGAGAACATTACTTCACTACAAACGCATCAGTCAATTTAAAGCTTGACCACGATGAAAAAGAATTAGACCTTGATAAGGTAAAAGAAATCGTTGAAAAAACTGCCTGCGAAAAAATCAATTTTGTACACAATCATGTGATCGCTAATGAAGATAATTCAATGTCGACGATAGGGAAAAGCCTTAATCCCGCCGACACCATTATCGTAGGTGTAGATACTGTCGTCTTTTGCAATAAAAAGATCCTTGATCGCCCATTGCTCAAGGCACTGGAAATGGCCGGTCCAAACGATATCAAAGAAGCTCGAAAACGGGCCAAAGACATGTTGATGGAACAAAAAGGACAGCCCATTCACATTGTCACCAGTATTGCCATTGCACTTGCAAATAACCCTAAAATCAAAAAAACGATTACGGTTATCACCGAAGCCCAGTTACGTGACTATACAGAAGCTGATATCGACAATTACATAGCATACGCAGAGCCCTTCGATAAAGCTGGCGCTTTTGGCATCCAGGAAAAAGGCGTTTCACTATTTAAATTCATAAAGGGTAGTTACACAAATGTGGTCGGGCTTCCTTTGCAGGAATTCATTTCCATCATTCAGGAAACCTATGCAGATAAATTTATCTTGCCTCCACTAAAATCATCGCTAGGCCAAAATGGAAATGTACTGGATAGACCTCCTTTATCCGTCCTAGCCGTTGGAGATATCAACTACGATTATATTTACGATGAATTACCTGAAGACTTTTTTTCCAGCCTGCTTCCTCCAGGTAAAAAAATCAATGGAGATGTACGCCGGGTGGCTGGGGGGACAGGTGTAAACTTTGCAAGGGGCGCTCGTAAAGCTGGCTTCAAAGCGCCATATGTAGTGGGGGTGGTTGGAGGCGATGCAATTGGTCAACAGATCATCAAAGACCTTCATAGCAACGATATAACTCCATTACTGGTAACAGACCCTGCGCAACAGACCAGTATTGCCATTATTCTCCGTAACCATGCAAGTAAAGACACTTCAATAACATTGACAGACGCAATTCAATCTCTACCGGACATCGCTGTAGGCGTGGCAACGGAAACTCTCAAACTGTCCGATGTGTTTTATTGCTCAGGGTATTGTCTGGTCGATTCAAACAGAAAGCCAAACGCATTGAAAATGATGCAAATCGCCAAAGAGGCAAATCGCATCGTGGTTCTGGATGTGGTCGTTGGTATGGATATGAAAAGTTTATCGAGCAATTTATTTATAAATGAAAGAACAAAAAAACTGGTTGATGTTTCCGTGGCGGAATTACCAGAAGTCTTCCATTGGTTCAACATTGATATGGGCGAAAAAACAGAAATTGAGACTTGGGAGATCCATAAAGAATCTCTTATAGAAAACCTAAGGGGATTCTTCTCTGTTAGTATTCTACGGACATCAGGCTACACCCACGAAATAATGATATCCCCGACCAACGTGATCGGGCCTGTCGACTTAAATTATGCGACTCTCGAATCACGTAAGAAAGTGGGGTACGGCGATTTTAAAACCGCTCAAGAAATGTACAATTTTCTATCGCCTAGAATCGTACTTGCATCCAAATCCCCTCAAAGATTGCAGTTACTGCATCAAATCATTGCGCCGGAAAAGCTCGAAGTGCAAGTCAGCAGTTGCGATGAGGAAAGGCTGACACAAGAAGATCCTTTTGAAAGGGTCAAAAGACTGGCCGTAGCAAAAGCAAAAGACGTTTTCCAACAAAGGAAATATAGCGACAATGTAGAGTTCATTATTGGTGCCGACACCGAAATTATACGGCTTGACGAAAACGGTGAATGGAAAATGGTCGGGCACCCCAAATCGGCTGAGCAGGCGGAAAAAGACCTATTGGAACTCAACGGAAAAAGCCATACCGCAATTACTGGAATAGCCATAATAGGAAAAGACCCTGAATCGAATAAACTGACTATCAAAACAGATTGCGTAAAAACCAAGGTCATTTTCGCCAAGAACAATGAAGACGAGATCAAGTCGTATGCATTATCAGGTGAACCTATCGGGCGCGCAGGTGCATATGCAATTCAGGGATTAGGCGCACTGTTGATTAAAAATATTGAGGGAAGTTACAGTAACGTAGTCGGCTTGCCACTCGAAAGGCTTTGCGAGATCCTTGCCGATAATTTCAAGAAACCCATATGGATGTTTGACAAGGTTTCCAATTGGGGGCTCCCTGAATCAATAAAAGAGTTGGAGTTACCATGA
- a CDS encoding methylated-DNA--[protein]-cysteine S-methyltransferase, whose product MDTNLKQLSDDYIRIEQAILYLEAHYKEQPSLEDVAANIGLSEYHFQRLFTRWAGVSPKRFLQFVTKESAKVLLKRSENLLDTTHQVGLSSLGRLHELFVTTEAVTPGEYKSSGAGVTIRYGIHPTPFGKCLIATTERGICNLSFIQASEGDAIDNLVSEWKQAKMIEDHKSTELMLEPIFDLDYRGKPVGLHLRGTNFQLKVWEALLNIPVGTVTTYKDIAERIGNPRALRAVGTAVGHNPVAMLIPCHRVINTVGEFGNYRYGAPRKKALLVRELMNTTSAVE is encoded by the coding sequence ATGGACACGAACCTCAAACAACTTTCTGACGATTACATTCGCATCGAGCAGGCCATTCTGTATCTCGAAGCTCATTACAAAGAACAACCCAGCCTCGAAGATGTGGCCGCAAACATTGGCTTGAGCGAATATCATTTTCAACGACTGTTCACACGTTGGGCAGGCGTGAGCCCCAAGCGTTTTCTGCAATTCGTGACGAAGGAAAGCGCAAAAGTCCTGCTCAAACGATCTGAGAATTTACTCGACACCACGCATCAAGTCGGACTTTCGAGTCTGGGCCGCCTACACGAGCTTTTTGTCACCACTGAGGCTGTGACTCCGGGTGAATACAAATCGAGTGGCGCAGGCGTGACTATCCGTTATGGCATTCATCCTACTCCCTTTGGCAAATGCCTGATCGCCACAACGGAGCGAGGCATTTGCAATCTCAGCTTCATACAGGCTAGTGAAGGTGACGCCATTGACAACCTGGTCTCCGAATGGAAGCAGGCAAAGATGATCGAAGATCACAAATCCACCGAATTGATGTTGGAACCGATCTTTGATCTGGATTATCGTGGCAAGCCTGTGGGATTGCATCTGCGGGGCACAAATTTCCAACTGAAAGTATGGGAAGCATTGCTAAATATCCCTGTTGGAACAGTGACTACCTACAAAGACATCGCGGAGCGGATCGGTAATCCGAGAGCATTGCGTGCTGTTGGTACGGCGGTTGGGCATAATCCTGTTGCCATGTTGATTCCGTGTCATCGCGTGATCAATACAGTTGGAGAGTTCGGCAACTATCGATATGGCGCACCAAGGAAGAAAGCGCTATTGGTAAGAGAGCTGATGAATACCACGTCGGCAGTTGAGTAA
- a CDS encoding LysM peptidoglycan-binding domain-containing protein, translated as MATVPGIDVSYWDSGIDWPKVRATGQRFMVAKATEGDFYADPTFPTNWSGAKAAGLLRGAYHFFRCNVDAKKQAKKFIDYVKAVKDNGELPPVLDLESNDGQTKDKVIARAKIWLDEVENAFGRKPIIYSGQYFLQDYFSEAGGGPPKWAKDYPLWLAQYPNTYVDGQKPFLPRGWFIWTFWQYSEKGSVNGINANVDMNVFNGTLEELYRFAGAQIITESTDKEKTHTIKAGDTFETIAIKYGVTVRELVSANPQLLKSGEKLNIPVAVAIPAESGTSSGSTSGSGSSSASQKTYTVKSGDTLYGIAIKYGTTVAALATANNIANVNNIKVGAVLVIP; from the coding sequence ATGGCAACTGTACCGGGTATTGATGTTTCCTATTGGGACTCAGGGATCGACTGGCCCAAAGTCCGTGCTACTGGACAGCGCTTCATGGTAGCCAAAGCCACAGAAGGGGATTTCTATGCGGATCCCACCTTCCCGACAAACTGGTCCGGTGCCAAAGCGGCTGGACTCTTGCGAGGGGCTTATCATTTCTTCCGCTGTAATGTGGATGCGAAAAAACAAGCAAAGAAGTTTATTGATTATGTAAAAGCAGTGAAAGATAACGGCGAACTGCCCCCAGTCCTCGACCTGGAGTCGAACGACGGACAGACAAAGGACAAAGTTATCGCGCGTGCGAAGATATGGCTGGATGAAGTGGAGAATGCGTTCGGCAGAAAGCCCATCATTTACTCCGGCCAATATTTTTTGCAGGATTATTTCTCCGAGGCCGGTGGTGGACCTCCCAAATGGGCAAAGGATTATCCGCTCTGGCTGGCGCAATATCCAAACACCTATGTAGATGGGCAAAAGCCCTTCCTGCCTCGCGGCTGGTTCATCTGGACATTCTGGCAGTACAGCGAGAAGGGCAGTGTCAATGGCATCAACGCCAACGTGGATATGAATGTCTTCAACGGCACTTTGGAAGAGTTGTATCGGTTTGCGGGCGCGCAAATCATCACCGAGTCGACAGATAAGGAAAAGACACATACGATCAAGGCTGGCGATACATTTGAAACGATTGCCATCAAGTATGGGGTGACCGTCCGTGAGTTGGTGAGCGCCAATCCACAACTTCTCAAATCGGGCGAGAAACTGAATATCCCTGTCGCTGTGGCAATACCTGCTGAAAGTGGAACCAGTTCCGGGTCCACGAGCGGAAGCGGTTCTTCGTCTGCATCCCAGAAAACGTATACTGTGAAGTCAGGAGACACGTTGTACGGCATTGCCATCAAATATGGGACAACGGTAGCCGCTCTTGCAACGGCAAACAATATCGCGAACGTGAACAATATCAAGGTTGGGGCGGTTTTGGTAATACCATAA
- a CDS encoding AhpC/TSA family protein codes for MPNLAHLKFNDPAPDLELQDVNGKAVSLSSFWRQQTLILAFSRHFGCPQCKEMVDHLVVASPKIKDKNLGLVIVTQGTPEDAKVFCAERAPGVTCLADPERKAYRAYGLDRANVWQSFLSLNVWRSNRRLKRERGWNTELPPKGQDALQMAGTFIIAPDGRIRLPYYYDDIADHPSVDLLLHGVMGLDWNQTFDGPVAPK; via the coding sequence ATGCCAAACCTAGCTCATCTCAAATTCAATGACCCTGCACCTGACTTGGAGTTGCAGGATGTAAATGGCAAGGCAGTGTCGCTTTCCTCGTTTTGGAGGCAACAAACACTGATCCTTGCCTTTTCGCGTCACTTTGGTTGCCCGCAATGCAAAGAGATGGTTGACCATCTTGTGGTTGCATCACCGAAGATCAAGGATAAGAATCTTGGCTTGGTGATTGTCACACAAGGCACACCAGAAGATGCGAAAGTGTTTTGTGCAGAACGCGCGCCTGGCGTGACCTGTTTGGCTGACCCAGAGCGTAAGGCCTATCGTGCTTACGGGTTGGATCGTGCAAACGTATGGCAATCATTCCTTTCTCTTAATGTGTGGCGTTCTAATCGTCGCTTGAAACGTGAACGCGGTTGGAATACCGAATTGCCTCCCAAAGGGCAGGATGCTTTACAAATGGCGGGAACGTTCATCATCGCGCCCGATGGGCGCATCCGCCTGCCATATTATTATGATGACATTGCCGATCATCCATCCGTTGACTTGCTTTTACATGGAGTGATGGGCTTGGATTGGAATCAAACTTTCGATGGACCAGTAGCCCCCAAATGA
- a CDS encoding carbohydrate kinase family protein, with the protein MTQPYAIISMGDTNLDYVVGNSLPFKFSGLVENGIIWWDEINEIPGGSGLNFCVFAQKEGYRPLLLSKVGRDTAGHFITDWLNTNNISMPQNWTADSPTGKAIIMRDNADIRLLINNKQNANQLLSLDDIEEHKTDITSCQVLYISGYCISDITTPRFQATLRAMEYAKQANTPNSPVIVFDVVPHRIYEKMTFDEFLSYTKNVDILISEVATMRRFLGLGSKSETIDYQMAEETLTKTATYYDRIILRFGPTGCDEQVLWDKHTNSHTYNETGHKSTTDKRGFGDILTIRSLRDFFHVLP; encoded by the coding sequence ATGACTCAGCCCTATGCCATTATTAGCATGGGCGACACAAACCTAGATTACGTCGTAGGGAACAGTCTCCCCTTTAAGTTTAGCGGCCTAGTCGAAAATGGCATCATTTGGTGGGATGAGATCAATGAGATTCCCGGAGGAAGTGGGCTGAACTTTTGTGTCTTTGCACAAAAAGAAGGATATCGTCCCCTGCTTCTCTCAAAAGTTGGTAGAGACACCGCCGGGCATTTCATTACAGATTGGCTCAATACAAACAATATATCCATGCCACAAAATTGGACGGCCGACTCGCCAACTGGTAAAGCGATCATTATGCGAGACAATGCAGATATTCGCTTACTGATAAATAATAAACAAAATGCGAACCAACTATTGTCTCTGGATGACATAGAAGAACACAAGACCGATATAACATCCTGTCAGGTACTATATATTTCTGGCTACTGCATCAGTGATATAACCACTCCCCGGTTCCAGGCAACATTGAGAGCTATGGAATATGCAAAGCAGGCGAATACTCCAAATTCCCCTGTGATAGTCTTCGATGTGGTCCCTCATAGAATTTACGAAAAAATGACTTTCGATGAGTTTTTGTCTTACACAAAAAATGTAGACATACTCATTTCAGAAGTGGCTACGATGCGACGCTTTCTAGGTCTTGGTTCTAAATCAGAAACCATTGACTATCAAATGGCCGAAGAGACATTGACCAAAACCGCGACATATTATGATCGCATAATTCTACGTTTCGGCCCCACAGGATGTGACGAACAGGTTCTTTGGGATAAACACACTAACAGTCACACATACAACGAAACAGGACATAAGTCCACAACCGACAAGCGAGGCTTCGGCGATATTCTTACAATAAGAAGTTTGCGTGATTTCTTTCATGTGCTCCCCTAA
- a CDS encoding ABC transporter permease — protein MKNVFLAFYLAIKEVVRNRGRFLLVSLVIALITLLVLFIAALGEGLATGNRQYVANLNADLIVFLEKSDYSISGSRLDTSTVRTVRRVDGVVDAGPIYTSSTEIVSTKERLKVSLLGAEAGRPGMPPLIEGRDFRGGEAREVVIDRGVAIRRDIKVGDSITIRSTQGVEDEFFTLKVVGMVDGQSYFFQPTIFVPPATWEKIRPQSEADLNSDTAYPNIIAVKLADPKQAEAMKASLLSNVKNIEVTDIATTINNIPGYSAQQGTVQTQGFFTLLIGVLVIGGFFQIQILQKVPQIGVLKAIGSSNGVVGWASVIQIVVVTAIGVAIGGGLTYLFSLGLPPTIPFVFNGVRSFAAVILLLSIGPLGGMVSIIYAVRIEPLKALRLG, from the coding sequence ATGAAAAACGTTTTTCTTGCCTTCTACCTTGCAATCAAGGAAGTGGTTCGTAATCGCGGACGCTTCCTGCTCGTGAGCCTTGTGATCGCGTTGATCACATTGCTTGTATTGTTCATCGCCGCGCTCGGCGAAGGTCTTGCCACTGGCAATCGTCAATACGTTGCCAATCTGAATGCGGACTTGATCGTCTTCCTTGAAAAATCGGATTACAGCATCTCAGGAAGTCGCCTTGATACGAGTACCGTACGCACGGTTCGCCGTGTCGACGGGGTGGTTGATGCCGGTCCGATCTACACATCCTCCACTGAGATCGTATCTACCAAAGAGCGGCTGAAGGTGTCCTTGCTTGGGGCAGAAGCGGGGCGCCCGGGCATGCCTCCGCTCATCGAAGGCAGAGACTTTCGCGGCGGTGAAGCGCGTGAAGTTGTCATTGATCGGGGCGTTGCCATTCGCAGAGATATCAAGGTCGGTGACTCGATCACCATCCGCTCCACGCAAGGAGTGGAAGATGAGTTCTTTACGCTCAAAGTCGTGGGCATGGTGGACGGTCAATCCTATTTCTTTCAGCCGACCATTTTTGTCCCACCTGCCACATGGGAAAAGATCCGCCCACAATCTGAAGCAGACTTGAACAGTGATACGGCTTACCCGAATATTATCGCTGTCAAACTGGCAGACCCGAAGCAGGCTGAAGCGATGAAAGCGAGCTTACTCTCGAATGTGAAGAACATCGAAGTGACCGACATCGCGACCACGATCAACAATATCCCCGGCTACTCTGCTCAGCAAGGGACAGTCCAAACGCAGGGCTTCTTCACTTTGTTGATCGGCGTACTGGTCATCGGTGGATTCTTCCAGATCCAAATCTTGCAGAAGGTTCCACAGATCGGTGTGTTGAAGGCCATCGGTTCCTCGAATGGCGTTGTGGGTTGGGCATCGGTAATTCAAATCGTTGTAGTAACAGCAATCGGCGTCGCGATCGGAGGCGGACTCACATATCTCTTCTCGTTAGGGCTTCCGCCTACCATCCCGTTTGTCTTCAACGGAGTCCGTTCTTTTGCGGCGGTGATCTTGTTGCTGTCTATTGGCCCGTTGGGTGGTATGGTTTCGATTATTTATGCGGTTCGCATCGAGCCGTTGAAAGCATTACGGTTAGGATAG
- a CDS encoding YcaQ family DNA glycosylase, with protein MTPINISKQTARRFVLGKQGLWPGRRWKGLKGTAQAIRTCEAVQLDPLNVAARSQDIVLHSRVLEYKPEYLYKVTYEERQFFDYGGWLAMYPMSDLPYFRYHMKGRAQDEYVAYFVKGHEKLLNDVRAELRKRGPLGNRDFDGKRVDGWSYRGRKESSVALFDMWLAGELMIHHREGFNRVYDFRENIAPKEFDYVATEKEAEEFFARKAVSFMGLKSESKMRLELRDSVRKEYSPVEMKSLLGGWIESGMLKQVQIEDGREIFLALGEDVPVLETLEKGKMPKGWNPKETTTLEEVTFLSSLDIVSARGRAMKLFDFDYKWEVYVPAEKRRWGYYVLPILYGDDLVARLDPKLDRTTMTLDIKGFWYEDDAPVKDDAFANALAKGLIRFAKFVEAKKIKLNTIKPVALRSAVKKLVGREIDLA; from the coding sequence ATGACCCCGATCAACATCTCCAAGCAAACTGCACGACGATTTGTCCTCGGTAAACAGGGACTTTGGCCCGGCCGCCGTTGGAAGGGACTTAAGGGCACAGCACAAGCGATCCGTACATGTGAAGCCGTGCAACTGGATCCGTTGAATGTTGCGGCGCGCAGTCAAGACATTGTTTTGCATAGTCGCGTGTTGGAGTACAAGCCTGAGTATCTGTACAAGGTCACTTATGAGGAACGTCAGTTCTTTGATTATGGCGGTTGGTTGGCGATGTATCCGATGTCTGATTTGCCTTACTTCCGTTATCACATGAAGGGACGTGCGCAGGATGAGTATGTGGCGTACTTTGTGAAGGGGCACGAGAAACTGTTGAACGATGTGCGTGCGGAATTGCGGAAACGCGGTCCGTTGGGGAACAGGGATTTCGATGGCAAGCGTGTGGATGGATGGAGCTACCGTGGACGCAAAGAGTCGTCTGTCGCGTTGTTCGATATGTGGCTGGCGGGTGAGTTGATGATCCATCATCGCGAAGGGTTTAATCGTGTGTATGACTTCCGTGAGAACATTGCGCCGAAAGAGTTCGATTATGTGGCAACCGAAAAAGAAGCCGAGGAATTCTTTGCGCGCAAAGCTGTCTCGTTTATGGGATTGAAGAGCGAGTCGAAGATGAGACTCGAATTGCGCGACTCTGTGCGGAAGGAGTATTCTCCAGTTGAGATGAAGAGTCTGCTGGGAGGGTGGATCGAGTCTGGGATGTTGAAGCAGGTTCAAATCGAGGATGGACGCGAAATATTTCTCGCTTTGGGTGAAGATGTTCCAGTGTTGGAGACGCTTGAAAAGGGAAAAATGCCCAAGGGATGGAATCCAAAAGAAACAACTACATTGGAAGAAGTGACATTTCTTTCTTCGCTGGACATCGTCAGTGCGCGCGGACGGGCGATGAAGTTGTTTGATTTCGATTACAAGTGGGAAGTGTATGTGCCGGCCGAGAAGCGCCGTTGGGGATATTATGTTCTACCGATCTTGTATGGCGATGATCTTGTAGCGCGGCTTGACCCGAAGTTGGATCGTACGACGATGACGCTGGATATCAAGGGCTTTTGGTATGAGGACGATGCGCCTGTGAAAGATGATGCGTTTGCGAATGCGTTGGCAAAGGGATTGATCCGCTTTGCAAAGTTTGTGGAAGCGAAGAAGATCAAGCTCAACACCATAAAGCCAGTTGCGTTGAGAAGCGCTGTAAAGAAGTTGGTGGGGCGGGAGATTGACCTGGCATAA